The following proteins are encoded in a genomic region of Arcobacter suis CECT 7833:
- a CDS encoding ComEC/Rec2 family competence protein, whose product MIIKIKNYSKRIVSIILLILIFLINISIEYSKYLDFIDEEIYETKVEILNIYEKPTNNILRLKAQDFDFFANIDKSEEIKKSDMLNIAIVSLNISFWDYLKGFYTTIIYFDKIEKTPKFIDKIIEKINSNHEDEMIKELFQTLFLGTTISKELRDICTNYGISHVIALSGFHLAVLSFTIYWVLYFPYSFFHQRYFSYRNKKYDLILISLVFLFYYLILTDIIPSLLRAFVMLVLTIYFLRSNIKIVSYINLFYTFLIVIALFPKFLFSLGFWFSIIAVFYIFLFIQYFKNLNKYFQIIFFNVWMFLVFNPIVHFYFPQTTYEQFLSIIINILFAIFYVFEIIAHIFGFAIYFDSFIKDFLSYEMNVFIVKTPFYFLLIYIFVSFASIFNKNIFLIMNILMIFFNLFLYS is encoded by the coding sequence ATGATTATTAAAATAAAAAATTATAGTAAACGAATTGTATCAATTATTCTTTTAATTTTAATCTTTTTGATAAATATTTCTATAGAATATAGTAAATATCTGGATTTTATAGATGAAGAAATTTATGAAACAAAGGTTGAAATTTTAAATATATATGAAAAACCAACAAATAATATATTAAGACTAAAAGCTCAAGACTTTGATTTTTTTGCAAATATTGATAAATCCGAAGAAATTAAAAAATCAGATATGCTAAATATAGCAATCGTATCTTTGAATATTAGTTTTTGGGATTATTTAAAAGGTTTTTACACCACAATTATATATTTTGATAAAATAGAAAAAACTCCAAAATTTATAGATAAAATTATAGAAAAAATCAACTCAAACCACGAAGATGAAATGATAAAAGAGTTATTCCAAACTCTTTTTTTAGGAACAACTATTTCTAAAGAACTAAGAGATATTTGTACAAACTATGGAATTAGTCATGTAATAGCACTCTCAGGTTTTCATTTAGCTGTTTTATCGTTTACTATTTATTGGGTTTTATATTTTCCATATTCATTTTTTCATCAACGATATTTTTCATATCGAAACAAAAAATATGATTTGATTTTGATTTCTTTAGTTTTTCTTTTTTATTATTTGATTTTAACAGATATTATTCCCTCACTTTTACGAGCTTTTGTAATGCTCGTTTTAACTATTTATTTTCTTCGCTCAAATATAAAAATCGTCTCATATATAAATCTTTTTTATACTTTTTTAATTGTTATTGCACTTTTCCCAAAATTTCTTTTCTCTTTAGGTTTTTGGTTTTCGATTATTGCTGTTTTTTATATATTTTTATTTATACAATATTTTAAAAATCTAAATAAATATTTTCAAATTATATTTTTTAATGTTTGGATGTTTTTAGTTTTTAATCCAATAGTGCATTTTTATTTCCCTCAAACTACTTATGAACAATTTTTATCAATAATTATTAATATACTTTTTGCAATTTTTTATGTATTTGAAATAATTGCTCATATCTTTGGCTTTGCAATATATTTTGATAGTTTTATAAAGGATTTTTTATCTTATGAAATGAATGTTTTTATTGTGAAAACACCTTTTTATTTTTTACTAATTTATATATTTGTTTCATTTGCTTCTATTTTTAATAAAAACATTTTTTTGATTATGAATATTTTAATGATTTTTTTTAATTTATTTCTTTATAGCTAA
- a CDS encoding 3'-5' exonuclease encodes MAYYVLFDTETTGNQDDDKVIQFGAMIVDQKGKVEAFDELCSTDVAIKLEAMEVHNITPDLLVGKPKAVETSFYKKLEELNSNENYLIAHNISFDMGMIKKEGFVNQYQLIDTLRCAKHLFPELPYHRLQYIRYALELYKIEEIEAAKHNITIKAHDAIGDVLVMKLFLSKLVGKSREIYPDYNPIEKLAELTKTPVFIQTFKFGKYKGKDVEVVAKEDPSYLNWMRSNMELDEDLKYTLDKVLKS; translated from the coding sequence ATGGCATATTATGTATTATTTGATACAGAAACTACAGGAAATCAAGATGATGACAAAGTTATCCAATTTGGAGCAATGATTGTTGATCAAAAAGGAAAAGTTGAGGCTTTTGATGAGTTATGCTCAACTGATGTTGCTATAAAACTTGAAGCTATGGAAGTTCACAATATTACACCTGATTTATTAGTTGGAAAACCAAAAGCAGTTGAAACCAGTTTTTATAAAAAACTTGAAGAGTTAAATTCAAATGAAAATTATTTAATAGCTCACAATATATCTTTTGATATGGGAATGATCAAAAAAGAAGGTTTCGTAAATCAATATCAACTAATTGATACTTTAAGATGCGCAAAACACTTATTTCCAGAACTTCCATACCACAGACTTCAATATATAAGATACGCCCTTGAACTTTACAAAATTGAAGAAATAGAAGCAGCAAAACACAACATCACTATAAAAGCTCATGATGCAATTGGTGATGTACTTGTAATGAAGCTATTTTTATCAAAACTTGTAGGAAAATCTAGAGAAATTTATCCTGATTATAATCCAATAGAAAAATTAGCAGAGCTAACAAAAACTCCTGTATTTATTCAAACTTTTAAATTTGGGAAATATAAAGGTAAAGATGTTGAAGTTGTGGCTAAAGAAGACCCTAGTTATTTAAACTGGATGAGAAGTAATATGGAACTTGATGAAGATTTAAAATATACTTTAGATAAGGTTTTAAAATCTTAA
- a CDS encoding NAD+ synthase, with product MKNWKKIKEDLIYFLKTEVEKAGLKKVTVGLSGGLDSAVVAILCKEAFGDNLNCVLMPSQFSSKSSIEHAIEVCEKFHIKYEIISIEPMVSGFIKNMDDDKLRIGNFSARMRMSVLYDVSSREKSLVVGTSNRSEILLGYGTIFGDIACAINPIGEIYKSDEFEFARMLGVPENILNKAPSADLWEGQSDEEELGYSYKHMDEVLKVMVDENKSKEELIKLGFEKDLIERLEYRIKANAFKGKLPTIAKIRWN from the coding sequence GTGAAAAATTGGAAAAAAATTAAGGAAGATTTAATTTATTTTTTAAAAACAGAAGTTGAAAAAGCTGGACTAAAAAAAGTTACAGTTGGACTCTCTGGTGGCTTAGATTCAGCAGTTGTAGCAATTTTATGCAAAGAAGCTTTTGGAGATAACTTAAATTGTGTATTAATGCCTTCACAGTTTTCTTCAAAAAGTTCAATTGAACATGCCATTGAAGTTTGTGAAAAATTTCATATTAAATATGAAATTATCTCAATAGAGCCTATGGTTAGTGGTTTTATAAAAAATATGGATGATGATAAACTTAGAATTGGAAATTTTTCTGCAAGAATGCGAATGTCTGTATTATACGATGTATCTTCACGAGAAAAATCATTAGTTGTTGGAACTTCAAATAGAAGTGAAATACTTTTAGGATATGGAACTATTTTTGGAGATATTGCTTGTGCTATTAATCCAATAGGTGAAATTTATAAAAGTGATGAATTTGAATTTGCAAGAATGTTAGGCGTTCCTGAAAATATTTTAAATAAAGCTCCAAGTGCTGATTTATGGGAAGGTCAAAGTGATGAAGAAGAACTTGGTTACTCGTATAAACACATGGATGAAGTTTTAAAAGTTATGGTTGATGAAAATAAATCAAAAGAAGAGTTAATAAAATTAGGTTTTGAAAAAGATTTAATTGAAAGATTAGAATATAGAATAAAAGCAAATGCTTTTAAAGGTAAATTACCAACAATAGCAAAAATAAGGTGGAATTAA
- the queA gene encoding tRNA preQ1(34) S-adenosylmethionine ribosyltransferase-isomerase QueA, which yields MLDPLKTSSYDYDLPKELIATHPVSPADSARLLVYNRTTNSITHTTFKNLMDFLPSNLSVFLNDTKVIKARIFGIKETGGKIELLLNKPLFMDRYLVMIGGKVRIGTKLFFDENLIAEVLEVNEDGSRVVQFFQNDKKLDFLTLVDILNKIGHLPLPPYMNRADEKEDEKDYQTLFAKNYGAVAAPTASLHFTPELLEKINARYDVNYLTLHVGAGTFKPVDVDDILNHPMHSEYFEIGIEAKKALDNAPKVLAVGTTVTRTVEYYARTNKIQGECDLFLNPANKPIKVDYLLTNFHLPKSTLIMLVASFVGLEKTLEIYHEAIKENYRFYSYGDGMLII from the coding sequence TTGCTTGACCCACTAAAGACCTCAAGCTATGATTATGATTTACCAAAAGAACTCATAGCAACCCATCCTGTAAGCCCAGCAGATTCAGCTAGGCTTTTGGTTTATAATAGAACTACAAATTCAATAACACATACAACTTTTAAAAATCTTATGGATTTTTTACCATCTAATTTGTCTGTTTTTCTAAATGATACAAAAGTTATCAAAGCTAGAATTTTTGGAATAAAAGAAACGGGTGGAAAAATAGAATTATTACTAAATAAACCCTTATTTATGGATAGATACCTAGTAATGATAGGTGGAAAAGTAAGAATTGGTACTAAACTATTTTTTGATGAAAACTTAATTGCTGAAGTTTTAGAAGTAAATGAAGATGGAAGTCGTGTTGTACAATTTTTTCAAAATGATAAAAAACTTGATTTTTTAACACTTGTAGATATTTTAAATAAAATTGGGCATTTACCACTTCCTCCTTATATGAATAGAGCTGATGAAAAAGAAGATGAAAAAGATTATCAAACTTTGTTTGCAAAAAACTATGGAGCGGTTGCAGCACCTACGGCATCACTACATTTTACACCTGAACTTTTAGAAAAAATAAATGCTAGATATGATGTAAATTATCTAACTTTACATGTGGGAGCTGGAACTTTTAAACCAGTTGATGTTGATGATATTTTAAATCATCCAATGCACAGTGAATATTTTGAGATTGGCATTGAAGCTAAAAAGGCTTTAGACAATGCACCAAAAGTTCTTGCAGTTGGAACAACGGTTACAAGAACAGTTGAATATTATGCACGAACAAATAAAATCCAAGGTGAATGTGACTTGTTTTTAAATCCAGCAAATAAACCAATAAAAGTGGATTATTTACTAACAAATTTTCACTTACCAAAATCTACACTTATTATGCTTGTTGCATCATTTGTAGGACTTGAAAAAACACTTGAAATTTACCATGAAGCCATCAAAGAGAACTATAGATTTTACTCTTATGGCGATGGTATGTTAATTATATAA
- the tatB gene encoding Sec-independent protein translocase protein TatB, producing MFGMGFMEILLIAIVAIIALGPEKLPGTMVQIAKFINKFKTGLEDAKATLDNELNISELKAEASKFKSQIEETKASLTVDSKIDLGLNDLMKDNLNNDSSIETKKVEEQPKQEKVSFKKEDKFKVKLDEKKEDNI from the coding sequence ATGTTTGGAATGGGTTTTATGGAAATTTTACTAATTGCAATAGTTGCAATTATCGCGTTGGGACCTGAAAAACTTCCTGGTACAATGGTACAAATTGCAAAGTTTATCAACAAATTTAAAACAGGTCTTGAAGATGCAAAAGCAACTTTAGATAATGAACTTAATATTTCTGAATTAAAAGCAGAAGCAAGTAAATTTAAATCTCAGATTGAAGAAACAAAAGCCTCATTGACAGTTGATTCAAAAATAGATTTGGGTTTAAATGATCTTATGAAAGATAATTTAAATAATGATTCTTCTATTGAAACTAAAAAAGTTGAAGAACAACCAAAACAAGAAAAAGTCTCTTTTAAAAAAGAAGATAAATTCAAAGTTAAATTAGATGAAAAAAAAGAGGATAATATTTAA
- a CDS encoding TonB-dependent siderophore receptor translates to MLISLLVRVTGEYTKTESQNDVIEKNNYNVSPTVKLKIKDDTAVTLQGKTPRWEGQDYQGLPAVEIAGDFKIDRNLFIGDNTTDKTKLLLQGGIAYDIDDNITLFTSYSEGMKAPGWANYESAQKPMESAQYEAGVKFDANSQLSGSLAAFKIERKNISVANPATTGLTTIPNGEEESKGVELDLVWQPTTNLSLLSNYTNTHAEYTKDASSTIFDGNKLGGVPEHSGRIWANYKFSEPILKGFSAEAGIYAQSETMIDGTNKYEVPSYHTYDAKIAYAHKSYETSFVVKNLTNRDYYERLDYYGGRVTAGMERTYLVNFNVKF, encoded by the coding sequence ATGTTAATCAGCCTATTAGTAAGAGTTACAGGCGAGTATACAAAAACTGAAAGTCAAAATGATGTAATTGAAAAAAATAATTATAATGTTAGTCCAACAGTTAAATTAAAAATAAAAGATGATACAGCTGTAACATTACAAGGAAAAACTCCAAGATGGGAAGGTCAAGATTATCAAGGTTTACCAGCTGTTGAAATCGCTGGAGATTTTAAAATTGATAGGAATTTATTTATTGGTGATAATACAACAGATAAAACAAAATTATTATTACAAGGTGGAATAGCATACGATATAGATGATAATATTACATTATTTACAAGCTATAGTGAGGGAATGAAAGCTCCTGGGTGGGCTAATTATGAGAGTGCCCAAAAACCTATGGAATCTGCACAATATGAAGCAGGTGTGAAATTTGATGCAAATAGTCAATTATCAGGTTCTTTGGCTGCATTCAAAATAGAAAGAAAAAATATTAGTGTTGCAAATCCTGCTACTACTGGATTAACAACTATACCAAATGGAGAAGAAGAAAGTAAAGGAGTAGAATTAGATTTAGTTTGGCAACCAACAACAAACCTGAGTCTATTAAGTAATTATACAAATACACATGCAGAATATACAAAAGATGCATCAAGTACAATATTTGATGGTAATAAACTTGGTGGAGTTCCAGAACATTCAGGAAGAATTTGGGCAAATTATAAATTTAGCGAGCCTATTTTAAAAGGATTCAGTGCAGAGGCAGGAATTTATGCACAATCAGAGACAATGATAGATGGTACAAATAAATATGAAGTGCCAAGTTATCATACATATGATGCGAAAATTGCATATGCTCATAAATCATATGAAACATCTTTTGTAGTTAAAAATTTAACCAATAGAGATTATTATGAAAGACTAGATTATTATGGTGGAAGAGTAACAGCTGGAATGGAAAGAACATATTTAGTTAATTTTAATGTTAAGTTTTAA
- a CDS encoding (2Fe-2S)-binding protein: MFDFGENYEVCNCKKVTIHDITNTIINQNASTLREIQDFTTAGTECRHCIFPEGDFGKIKKKIYCKDILNKVKKGLENG, encoded by the coding sequence TTGTTTGATTTTGGGGAAAATTATGAAGTATGTAATTGTAAAAAAGTTACAATACACGATATAACAAATACTATAATAAATCAAAATGCTTCAACTCTTAGGGAAATTCAGGATTTTACAACAGCAGGAACTGAATGTAGACACTGTATTTTCCCAGAAGGGGATTTTGGAAAAATTAAAAAGAAAATTTATTGTAAAGATATTTTAAATAAAGTTAAAAAAGGATTAGAAAATGGCTAG
- the tatC gene encoding twin-arginine translocase subunit TatC, with amino-acid sequence MFEDLKPHIADLRKRLVISSITLVVMFFVCFSFYEPILNWMMVPVEAALPQNSQMVAVEIQETFFTALKVAFFAGFIASLPVIFWQLWLFLAPGLYDHEKKLVIPFVFFGTLMFLVGSSFAYYVVVPLGFDFLIAFGSTVVTVLPSIGKYVDFFTKLLFGFGIAFELPVITFFLAKIGLVDDRMLKDFFRYAIVIIFIVAAILTPPDVLSQLLMAAPLILLYGISIYIAKVFNPAPKENEEEEE; translated from the coding sequence ATGTTTGAAGATTTAAAACCCCATATTGCAGACTTGCGAAAAAGATTAGTAATATCATCTATCACTCTTGTAGTTATGTTTTTTGTTTGTTTTTCTTTTTACGAACCTATTTTAAATTGGATGATGGTTCCAGTTGAAGCAGCACTTCCTCAAAATTCACAAATGGTTGCAGTTGAAATTCAAGAAACATTCTTTACAGCTTTAAAAGTTGCTTTTTTTGCTGGTTTTATTGCTTCTTTACCCGTAATATTTTGGCAATTATGGTTGTTTTTAGCACCAGGTCTTTATGATCATGAAAAAAAACTAGTTATACCTTTTGTATTTTTTGGAACTTTAATGTTTTTAGTTGGATCTTCATTTGCTTATTATGTAGTTGTACCTTTAGGTTTTGACTTTTTAATTGCATTTGGTTCAACTGTAGTTACTGTATTACCAAGTATTGGTAAATATGTTGATTTTTTTACAAAACTATTATTTGGTTTTGGAATTGCTTTTGAATTACCTGTTATCACTTTTTTCCTTGCAAAAATTGGTCTTGTTGATGATAGAATGCTAAAAGATTTCTTTAGATATGCAATTGTAATTATTTTTATCGTTGCTGCTATTTTAACTCCACCTGATGTTTTAAGTCAACTTTTAATGGCTGCTCCACTAATTTTACTTTATGGGATTTCTATTTATATAGCAAAAGTGTTTAATCCAGCACCAAAAGAAAATGAAGAAGAGGAAGAGTAA
- a CDS encoding (2Fe-2S)-binding protein, with protein MARNFPHSFEVCSCKHVTLGEIIYAIKEKGAKTLEKLGDLTDAGTCCKSCKNKESDIGVEKMELYLEEILNKFNKE; from the coding sequence ATGGCTAGAAATTTTCCACACTCTTTTGAAGTTTGTAGTTGTAAACATGTAACTTTGGGTGAAATAATTTATGCTATAAAAGAAAAAGGTGCTAAAACTTTGGAAAAATTAGGAGATTTAACAGATGCTGGAACTTGTTGTAAATCTTGTAAAAACAAAGAAAGTGATATAGGTGTAGAAAAAATGGAACTATATCTAGAAGAAATACTAAATAAATTTAATAAAGAATAA
- the ovoA gene encoding 5-histidylcysteine sulfoxide synthase codes for MNYIKNSVNLTTGTIEEKRLEIKKQFLQTYELDEKLFDLLEDKKYLYEQPNRLRHPLIFYYGHTATFFINKLILANIIKQRVNSKFESIFAIGVDEMSWDDLNHKHYTWPTYEETKAYRDEVKQIILNLIDTLTFTMPINWNSPMWIILMGIEHENIHIETSSVLLRELDIKFLKSEEIFSYKNEALNTYPKNELLEAKGSTVILQKDRTNPIYYGWDNEFSFHKALVKDFQASKYLVSNGEFLEFVKEGGYNKPEFFSSEGKEWLDFTQAKYPTFWIKKEDSYFLREINRIVPLPLNYPVDINIYEAEAFCKYKSLKLGFEVRLPSEDEYYALYEHTNAGQKEANIGLKQFNQSGVDKYAFEDFFDVIGNVWQWSLTPIYPFDDFETHPIYDDFTTPTFDDRHALMKGGSFISLGNETLKESRYAFRKHFFQHAGFRYVKSSNEYRTKLNDNVYETDELIAQYCEFHYGSENFGVKNFCLNSVELIKTYLKDGKTKKALDLGCSVGRSTFELAKIFDEVVGIDFSANFINVGVKLKIYDSLIYKVKKEGDIFEEKSVSLKSLGLEQIKEKVTFMQGDACNLKDIYTDFDLVFCSNLIDRLYYPQKFLDDIPLRINKNGLLVLLSPYTWMEDYTPKENWLGGYIKDNKEVKTLDTLKDNLLGNFELLETIDVPFVIKETSRKYQYTLSQMSIWKKK; via the coding sequence ATGAATTATATAAAAAATAGCGTAAATTTAACAACAGGTACGATAGAAGAAAAAAGATTAGAGATAAAAAAACAGTTTTTACAAACTTATGAATTGGATGAAAAACTTTTTGATTTATTAGAAGATAAAAAATATTTATATGAACAACCAAATAGATTAAGACATCCATTAATTTTTTATTATGGACATACTGCAACATTTTTTATAAATAAATTGATTCTTGCAAATATAATAAAACAAAGGGTTAATTCTAAGTTTGAATCAATTTTTGCTATCGGTGTTGATGAAATGTCTTGGGATGATTTAAATCATAAACATTATACTTGGCCAACTTATGAAGAAACAAAAGCCTATAGAGACGAAGTAAAACAGATAATTTTAAATTTGATTGATACTTTGACGTTTACAATGCCTATAAATTGGAATTCTCCTATGTGGATTATTTTAATGGGAATAGAACATGAAAATATACATATTGAAACTTCATCTGTTTTACTTCGAGAACTTGATATTAAGTTCTTAAAATCTGAGGAAATTTTTTCTTATAAAAATGAAGCTTTAAATACTTATCCTAAAAATGAATTATTAGAAGCAAAAGGTTCAACTGTAATTTTACAAAAAGATAGAACAAATCCTATTTATTATGGTTGGGATAATGAATTTTCTTTTCATAAAGCTTTAGTAAAAGATTTTCAAGCATCAAAATATCTTGTTTCAAATGGAGAGTTTTTAGAGTTTGTAAAAGAGGGCGGTTATAATAAACCTGAATTTTTTTCATCTGAAGGAAAAGAGTGGCTGGACTTTACCCAAGCTAAATATCCAACTTTTTGGATAAAAAAAGAAGATAGTTATTTTTTGAGAGAAATAAATAGAATAGTTCCTCTTCCTTTAAACTATCCAGTTGATATAAATATTTATGAAGCAGAAGCTTTTTGTAAATATAAATCTTTAAAATTAGGATTTGAAGTAAGACTTCCTAGTGAAGATGAATATTACGCTTTATATGAACACACAAATGCAGGGCAAAAAGAAGCAAATATAGGTTTAAAACAGTTTAATCAAAGTGGTGTTGATAAATATGCATTTGAAGATTTTTTTGATGTAATTGGTAACGTTTGGCAATGGAGTTTAACACCAATTTATCCTTTTGATGATTTTGAAACACATCCTATTTATGATGATTTTACAACTCCAACTTTTGATGATAGACATGCTTTAATGAAAGGTGGCTCATTTATATCTTTAGGAAATGAAACTTTAAAAGAATCAAGATATGCCTTTAGAAAACACTTTTTTCAACATGCGGGTTTTAGATATGTTAAGTCTTCAAATGAATATAGAACAAAACTAAATGACAATGTTTATGAAACAGATGAATTAATCGCTCAATATTGTGAATTTCATTATGGAAGTGAAAATTTCGGAGTTAAAAATTTCTGTTTAAATTCAGTTGAACTTATTAAAACATATTTGAAAGATGGTAAAACAAAAAAAGCTTTAGATTTGGGTTGTTCTGTTGGTAGGTCTACTTTTGAGTTAGCGAAAATATTTGATGAAGTTGTTGGGATTGATTTTAGTGCAAATTTTATAAATGTTGGAGTTAAACTTAAAATTTATGATTCTTTAATTTATAAGGTTAAAAAAGAGGGCGATATTTTTGAAGAAAAATCTGTTTCCCTAAAAAGTTTAGGCTTAGAGCAAATAAAAGAAAAAGTTACATTTATGCAAGGTGATGCTTGTAATTTAAAAGACATTTATACAGATTTTGATTTAGTATTTTGTTCAAATCTAATAGATAGATTATATTATCCTCAAAAATTTTTAGATGATATTCCTTTGAGAATAAATAAAAATGGATTATTAGTTCTTTTGAGCCCTTATACTTGGATGGAAGATTATACACCAAAAGAAAATTGGCTTGGTGGATATATAAAAGATAATAAAGAAGTAAAAACTTTAGATACTTTAAAAGATAATCTTTTAGGTAATTTCGAACTTTTAGAAACAATAGATGTTCCATTTGTTATAAAAGAGACTTCGAGAAAATATCAATATACACTTTCTCAAATGAGTATTTGGAAGAAAAAATAG
- a CDS encoding TerB family tellurite resistance protein yields MEIVVLLVVIAILFFIGKNYKTEEFKNINLKRKDRFDGDLLHHEAGLLVALMAKVSKADGKVCELEAEVLKHTFNDISSHFENAEEIREKLKVLYENEKHSFDNLIDICNKLYNLTKNEYHKRVKIMEYLLNLAFIDKDFSSAEKMITEDISNALKIKIEDFNNLINTFETFYAQQASNKAISLDKAYEILESNPSDDAVTLKKNYRSLVKKHHPDIISGQGAAQNIIDEATKKLQEINEAYELIKKDKGL; encoded by the coding sequence ATGGAAATAGTTGTTTTATTAGTTGTTATAGCAATTTTGTTTTTTATTGGAAAAAACTATAAAACTGAAGAGTTTAAAAATATAAATTTGAAAAGAAAAGATAGATTTGATGGTGATTTATTACACCACGAAGCAGGGCTTTTAGTAGCACTTATGGCAAAAGTATCAAAAGCAGATGGGAAAGTTTGTGAATTAGAAGCTGAAGTTTTAAAACATACTTTTAATGATATTTCTAGTCATTTTGAAAATGCAGAAGAAATCAGAGAAAAACTAAAAGTTTTATATGAAAATGAAAAACATAGTTTTGATAATTTAATTGATATTTGTAATAAATTATACAATTTGACAAAAAATGAATATCATAAACGTGTTAAAATCATGGAGTATTTATTAAATTTAGCATTTATTGATAAAGATTTTTCTTCTGCTGAAAAAATGATTACTGAGGATATTTCAAATGCATTAAAAATCAAAATAGAAGATTTTAATAATCTAATTAATACTTTTGAAACTTTTTATGCCCAACAAGCTTCAAATAAAGCTATTAGTTTAGATAAAGCTTATGAGATTTTAGAATCAAATCCTAGCGATGATGCAGTAACTTTAAAGAAAAATTATAGAAGTTTAGTTAAAAAACATCATCCTGATATTATTTCAGGGCAGGGAGCTGCTCAAAATATTATTGATGAAGCAACAAAAAAACTTCAAGAAATAAATGAAGCTTATGAACTTATCAAAAAAGATAAAGGTTTATAA
- a CDS encoding DegT/DnrJ/EryC1/StrS family aminotransferase, which translates to MAKNIAIYKASIDSEELNQIRSVLESKNDLSKVIEFEDSMKKFIGAKYAIAAATSTAAIHLALSAIKLKRGDKILMSVNSFVNLPEVVRHFDAEPIFIDINMEDMNIDVNKFEEALAENDSKKLRGAIITFVAGQSPDLDRIYDIAQKYGIILIEDCRSSLGATYKGKKVGNLRADMTIFSTNPSNSKYAISRSGIIVTNNEDIAARAKLLRTHALTTTYDSYGNLDYVYDVVDIGHKYDLSELDAAYALAQLNKTEKFIKRRKEIAKLYEKRLAGVKHITVLPHKDEHIFTQFIIKVSRNRDAFARALKERGVSTGLNYIPLHLLSYYKTKYSIKITAFSNALNNYQQILSLPMYAGLTDEEVNYVCDQVISVASEWI; encoded by the coding sequence ATGGCTAAAAATATTGCAATATACAAAGCATCTATAGATAGTGAAGAATTGAATCAAATTAGATCAGTTTTGGAATCAAAAAATGATTTATCAAAAGTAATAGAATTTGAAGATAGTATGAAAAAATTTATTGGTGCAAAATATGCAATTGCAGCAGCAACTTCGACAGCTGCTATTCATTTAGCTTTAAGTGCTATAAAATTAAAAAGAGGTGATAAGATATTGATGTCTGTTAACTCTTTTGTAAATTTACCTGAAGTTGTAAGACATTTTGATGCAGAACCTATTTTTATTGATATAAATATGGAAGATATGAATATTGATGTAAATAAATTTGAAGAAGCTTTAGCTGAGAATGACTCAAAAAAATTAAGAGGAGCAATAATCACTTTTGTAGCTGGTCAATCTCCTGATTTAGATAGAATTTATGACATTGCTCAAAAATACGGAATTATTTTAATTGAAGATTGCCGATCATCTTTAGGAGCAACTTATAAAGGTAAAAAAGTTGGAAATCTAAGAGCTGATATGACAATTTTTTCTACAAATCCATCAAATTCTAAATATGCAATTAGTCGTTCAGGAATAATTGTAACTAATAATGAAGATATAGCTGCACGTGCAAAACTTCTTAGAACTCACGCACTTACAACTACTTATGATAGTTATGGAAATTTAGATTATGTTTATGATGTTGTTGATATTGGACATAAATATGACTTATCAGAACTTGATGCTGCTTATGCATTAGCACAATTAAATAAAACAGAAAAGTTTATAAAAAGAAGAAAAGAGATAGCAAAACTTTATGAAAAAAGATTGGCAGGTGTAAAACATATAACAGTTTTACCCCACAAAGATGAACATATTTTTACTCAGTTTATTATAAAAGTTTCAAGAAATAGGGATGCTTTTGCAAGAGCTTTAAAAGAAAGAGGTGTTTCAACAGGACTTAACTATATTCCTTTACATCTTTTATCTTATTATAAAACAAAATATTCTATTAAAATCACGGCATTTTCAAATGCTTTAAATAATTATCAACAAATACTTTCACTTCCTATGTATGCAGGTCTTACAGATGAAGAAGTAAATTATGTTTGTGATCAAGTAATTAGTGTTGCATCTGAGTGGATATAA